A segment of the Manis javanica isolate MJ-LG chromosome 17, MJ_LKY, whole genome shotgun sequence genome:
TGTAGAAATTGAAACACAGATATTATGGACCAAGTACACAGGGAAGTATATATAAGGATGACTACCACAGGCTCTTTAATAATATTGAAAAACGGGAGCAGCTTACACAGGGCATGGATTATATAAATAGTGTTACACTTATGCTCTGGAGTACTATGCAGCTGTTTAAAAGAATGAGGTATGCTAAGTATAAGAGATGAAGGATACTGGTGTCTACAGCTTGGAAATAAAGAGTATGAGggatcaagggatagacagaatAGACAACGCAGGGCTTTTAAACCTTAGCACTACCGACACTTGGGACGGATTGTTTGAGTCTTTGTTgcggggggctgtcctgtgcattgtacgATGCGATGCTTAGCGACTTCCTTAGCCctactcactagatgccagtagcaccttcCCCCGGCAGTGACAACCACAAATGTATCCATACAATGTCACAAGTGTCCTGAAGGGAGAAGAGTTCCCCAGTCAAGAACCACTGGGATCAAGAGATGGAGAGATGAATAAAAATGTGATATAGCAAATATAGCAAAATGGTAGAATCTAGGTGGCGAGTATAAGAGTTCACTGtaaacattcttttaattttgctgtatgtttgatatttttcataaataaatgtttgagaaaaaaagaatgaagtaaatcTATATACTCTGACTTTTAAAGACATGCAGACATAATACTGAATGATAAAAATTGGGTGCAGAACTCCTGTAATTCATTTTATGTGACATTCACACAAGAACAGACAAAACCAACCTGTGGTCATAGAAGTCAGGGTATCAGTTACCTTTGAAGGACACCAActgggagacagggagagagaaccTTCCGGGGAGCTGGAAATGGtctatatcttgatctgggtggtggaTACTTGGGCACATATATATGTAGAAATCCATCAAACTGAAGATATAAATGCTCAAGTGTTCAGGGGTGAAGAATAGGATGGCTGCAACTTAACTGaaattatatgtatgtgtctataaatacatgtacatataataaaaacagTTGGGTTGCTGGATGAATAGAGAGACAGATGGCTGGATAGATGTGTAATGAGAAAACTCAGCAAAACATGTTAACTGTAGAATCTAGGTGCTGGGCAATAGGGGCTCACTATGCAATTCTTTCAACATTGCTGTATGCGTGAAAAATCTCCATAATACTGTgtcagggaaaataaataaagccaCAGTGCTGGGCACTTACGATGTGTGCATTTTCCTATGGGTAAGattcctgtcatttttttttaatccaagatATATgtttaagtgggaaaaaaagttGATCAAAAAGTACAGTCTgcttttattgactttttaaagaCATTCATGCTGATACTGGCGTGTAAATCTACACTCAAAAACCAAAAAGGCTGAAGAAAAGGGTCTCAGAAATGCCTGTGGCCCCCATGATCAGTgggtttcttaaaaaaatgcagaGTCTTGGGTCCCGTCTCAGGCTTTCGGAATCAGACTCTCTGAGGGAggtcccaggaatctgcattttagctAGGTTTTCTGACGTTCATTAAATTTGAGAGGCTTCatcagggaaaaaaggaaaaaggctgaAAGATACTGCAAGTCAGTTTTACACTTTTCTGCTGGCGGCTGGGCTATGGGTGATTTTGATTGGTGTTTGTGTGCGTTTCAGTATTTCCCACAAACAGCAATAAGAACTGGGGGTCCTGACACCCTGGCAGTCCCATTTAATATGGGATGGAGGACGTCTAGTCtgaccctttctttcttccctcagaCCCTTCGCAAACACCCCGCCCATCCCTTTGCTTGTCCAAGAAAACCCTTGTGGTTAATGAGTCTCAGAAAAGTGAAGTGAAACTTATAAGAAAAACAGTAGCAGCTAAAGGATGGGGTAGGGGGTGCGCAGGATACctccccaccatcaccaccaaattCTGGAGGCGTGCTTGTGACACAGGGTAATACTTCTGGTGACCCTGCAAAGATACTGCTCACATCCCTCCCAAATTGCCACCTGCTTCCCCTGAGTCACCCACCAACAGAGTTCATGTCCTGGTCATTTCCAAACCCGGAGGTGGGTGGTGAACAGGGTGGAGCCCgggggagaaaaaaaaccagAGCTGCAGGACGCTTGGGTGCACAGCCGGGTCCCCAGAGATGTCTCTGAAACCGCTGCTCTCGCTGCTGCCACTGCTGCTGACTGTGGAGCTGGCCAGCACCAAGCTGATCCGGTACCGGGGACCCCGCCGCCCCACGTCTGGGAGATTCCCTCACTCTCGCCCTTCAGGTTTGGGGCTCCCTGGGACCCAGGCCTCCTATCTCTTGGGTTCCCGGATCTCCAAGGCGGGCTGTCACCCCTGAGGGTTCTACGCTGATCTGCCCCAAGACCCAGCCGTGATCCTTGGCCGTCACCTCCCCTCTCCACTGACCTGTTTCTGGGAGGACCTTGTGTTCCCCACCCTCAGCTCTAATGATCTGGAACAGGGGTCTCCAAAGATGAATCCCTCCCCGACTGAAAAGAAGATCTTGGAGACTCGGACCTGTGACATTTAAATGGAGACTCCCCCAGATTAGCATCTCCCAAACTGTTCAGCTCTCAAGTCCAGTTTTGAGGACCCCAGTCACCTTCAGCTGGCCTCTGGTGCTCCCCtcattctctcccttctctctcctccccacctcctggaACTCTTGATGGGGGGAAGGAGGTGCTCTCCCAGGAAACATTTCCCCCACTTCACATTCTTGAGCCTCTCAAAGACCGGGCCtgggtgtgtgtggtggtggggtggggtaggcAGGGGCTCCAAGGAGGGACTTCAGGCAGGTACAAAATATTACTGCACAGGATGTTTGCTAACCTGCTTGTTGGACCTAAGAGATCATGGCTATTTCCCAAATCAATGCAAAGAGCCCAGGGATTCTGAGTGTTGTTTTGGAACCAACGGCAACAGTATGATCCGGGAACGTGTTCGTAATGCAAATTCTTAGGCTCCAGCCTAGACCTGTTCAATCAGAAAGTGAGAGTTCTGAATGTTAATTAGCCCTCTAGGTCGGGGTGCTCCACTTGGGGGAGACAGAAGCAAACCGCCTCCCAAGGGCTGAAGGGGCTGCGAGACCAAAGAGTCCAGCTTGAATTCCACAGAGGTTTATTGAGGGGCCCTTACCTGGGGAAGCTTGCCCTAGGGGGCCACAGGACGTGTAGATGCCTGCATTGCACTGTGTGGGGAGGCTAATTTatagaggaaaggggaaaagtgTCTGCCTGCAGGGGGAGCAAGGAGCAAGGGTCTGTGCGCAAGTGGCCACAGCAGGGTATTCTCGAGTATCATTGCTAGAATTTAGAGCAAGGATCTTGCCCCCAGGGAGCCATGTTAATTGTTCCCAGCTGGCtattgaaagaatatttagatattctttatttaaatatttataatatttaaatacttaGATATCAGTCAAAGGAAAGGGGAGCGTAAAGGTGATCCTTCAATCATCATGGCGGATTTGGCAAGATGGCATCAGTCTTGCTCCCGGACACAGGGGTTATCAAACACCCAGCTCAAGGGCCAAATCCTGCCTGCCACCAGTTCTTACAAAATGAAGTTTAATGGTACCCAGCCACGTTCGTACATTCATtcacatattgtctatggctgcttttgtccTGTACTGACAGAGCCGAGTAGGTGCAGCACAGACGGCTCGCAAAGCCTGTACAAAGCAGTTTGCCCATCACGCCTGCTCTAGGTGATCCGCTTCATGCTAAAGTTTGAGCGTCACTGGCATAGAGAACTCCTTTCTCCTTGTTAGTGGTTGATCCATTCCATACATGTTCCAAAGCAGAGCTAAGTTTTACCCAATTGGTCTTGTCTTCAAACTTAGATACAGCCTCATAAACACATCTTTGTGTACTTATGCAATGTTCTCCAGTAGATGAAATTCCTGGAACTGAAGTTACGCCAAGTTAAAAGGTTTGTACAATCTAAGGCCTATGATACATGTTGCCAAACCGTCCTTCAGCAGCTCTGTACGGATCCGCACCAACAGTCGTGCATGTGCTTAGATTTTTGCCAATCTGTAGGGTGAAAAAAGGTTTCCCACTcttgtcttgtatttctttaatgACTACTGTAGTTGAACATTTTCCCACACATTTAGAAGCTTTtgtactgtttttttatttttaattacctttgtgttctttgcccattttccgACTGAATGTCAAGTACTGTGAATGTAGCCTGCCTTCATGACTGCTTGAGGacacaagactactaggtcacagaCAAGGACAAATCTGTTACTCCCAGCAACAGTAGAAACCAGAATATTAGCATTTGTGTCTGTTTTCTGAGCCCCACAGGGTGATTTTAAGAGGGCCAGGCGATACCTGCACATGCAATGAGGTATATGCAGGAGAAGAACCCTAAGATTAGGAAAACTGAATCTTTTATAACGGATCATAAACCTGTCTGCTCTTTGCCCCAGAGGGAGACACTGCCTCTATTCCAGACTGTTctcaaaacaaaatccttgatgaGACAGTCCGGACACAGGAAGTCAGTGCCTCTGCAGAGATGTGAGATACCCGTGAAGATCGTCTCCCAACACTGGGTCATTTATCTTATTATTTGTAgaagctctttgtatattagaACCATTAACTCCTTGACATACAACTTGTGACTTTTCCCCCCCcgatttttctttgctttttaacttCATTTACAGCTTTGTATATtgggaagaggaatacagagatcTAAAATTTTAGAGTCTCACTCATCAATCACCACCTCCCCCAATCATTATGGCTAATCTTGGTATCATGCTTAGATGATTTATTATTCCCAGAGTTACTTAAACATTTTACTCCCTTCTACTGCTCTTATATTGTATTTCACATTAAGTCTGGATTATCTGAAATTGGGATTTGGTGCTTACTTATGCCCTCCTCCCCAGTGGAGGGGAAGTAAGTCTCCTAACATCATGAAGTGAAGCATGTGAAGGTTTTTGCATCAGTGTTATGTTAGGGTCTTTGGAAACCTTTGTGAAAGTCAGTTCCCCGGGGATGGGTTCAGTTATTCGGCACATCTCCAACAGGTTTTGGGGAAGGTCTGTTTGGGACGGTTCACTCTTGTAGTCTCTGGGGAAATTTGCCACTCTGGTTTGACATATGTTTGGCTTGGTTTCCTGGAAGACTGTTATTGTAGGATGTCTGGTAATGATTATTATTGTAGGGACACAGAGACTTTGAGTTTGTCATTATATGCTATTTGGAAAAGTTTGTTACAGAAGGGTAGCTTCCTAGTGGTATCTTCCCCTGCTACAGGGTCCCTCTCCGCCGAGTTCACACTACGCACAGGACCCTGAGCCCACCAAAGGGATGCCGAAAGCCAGAGCCCCTCCATTTGGAGGCCTCATTCCCTAGGGACAAGCCCATCTTCGTGCCCCTCTCCAACTACATGAATGTGAGTCGTAGCCCCCCGCAGTCCCTGCCCTCCGGGGCTCCGGTCAAGCTCCTCACTGACTCTCTCCTGTTTTGCCATCAGGCCCAGTATTATGGGGAAATTGGGCTGGGGACGCCACCACAAAACTTCACTGTCGTCTTCGACACGGGCTCCTCCAACCTCTGGGTGCCATCCACAAGATGCCACCTCTTCAGTGTGCCCTGCTGTGAGTTTTCATGGAAAGACTAAGGCTGCAGGGGGTGATGGGAGAAGAGGGTTGGGCCTCGGCTTCCCAAGGGTTTTTGAGGTGCTGGTCTCTTCTGACGCACCTCACAAATGACAAGGTCACAGGGGCAGGAGGCATTGAGAGACTCCCCTCCCCCAGCGACACCTCCCCGACCTTCTGACCTAGGGTTCCACCACCGCTTCAACTCCAAAGCCTCCAGCTCCTTCCAGGCCAATGGGACCAAGTTTGCTATTCAGTATGGAACTGGGCGGCTAAATGGCATCCTGAGTGAAGACAAGCTGACCGTATGTGAACTTTGACCCCAGGAAGGCTTGAGCCTGGGAGACCCCCAATGTCTAAGATGTTCTAGCTTAGGGAGGGGCTTGAGGAGGGGCTTTCTgggcaaagggaaggggtgtCTGAGGTGGGGCTTCCTGGGTAAGGGGCGGGGCTTTCTGTTAAAGAGGTGAGACTTCTCAAGTGTCCAGGGAAGGGCTTCTTAGGTGGGACGCAAAACTGCCTAGGCAGATGGAGTTGTTTCCAGATGTGCTGGTCTGGGAGATCTCAGGTATGTAGGTAATAACCTCCCAGAAGTAGTAACTTGCCGAATTGGAATCTTCCCCTAGATTGGGGGAATCGATGGTACATCAGTCATTTTTGGGGAGGCTCTGTGGGAGCCCAGCCTGGTCTTCACTTTTGCCCACTTCGACGGGATACTGGGACTCGGTTTTCCTGCTTTGGCCGTAAAAGCAGTTCGGCCCCCGCTAGATGTACTGGTGGACCAGGGGCTACTGGATAagcctgtcttttccttttaCCTGAACAGGTAATGGGGGAGGGTCTACCTTCTTATGAGTCTTAGCCCCACCAAAAGAAAATTCTGTCTGCTTTCAGAAAGTCCCTCATCTAATAAAGGAAGTCCCACCTTCCACTCAGGAAGTCATCCAACCAACACAGCAAGTTCCAGTCCTCTGTTCAGGGAGTCACCTACTGAATATAAGTAACACTTGGACCCTATTCAGAAGTCCAACCCACTAGGCAACCCTTATAATGAAGAAACTCACCATCATTTAAAATGCTCTGCGTATCAAACTTAAACGAGGAAACTTCATGCCCTACCCGATCAAATACTCAAAGAAATCTTGTCTTCACCATAAAGCCCAAATTCCCAGAAATCGCCCATTTGAATCAAAGAAGTTCCACCTACCTTTTAGGAAGCTCAACCTTGTGTTCAGAAAGTCCTGGCCCCCATCCCTCCTGGAGGACCAGCCCCCACAGGCATAAAGCCCTCAGCCCAGTCAGGTACCCTGGTGTCCAACCCACTCAGGAAGTCCCCTGCACCTCTAGTGcatcctgccctcccacacctcgGGGAAGTCCCCGGCCTGGCCCCTCTTCCCACCGCTCTCAGCCAACTCCGGAAGCCTAAAGCCTTGGAGCTGTGAAACACGCGGTTCAGAAAGTCTCACCATCCACCTGGGAAGCCACCCTATTCGTAGGAAGTCACACCTTCCAGAGCCAATTCAGAAACCCCAGTGGTCCACTTAAATCTCCCAAAGTTCTACCTTCCACAGCCAAATCAAGAAGTCTCGTCTCCACTACGGAAGCCTGCAACACCCTAGAATCCTAACCACCAGGAAAAGCCCCATTACTTTTCACTTCCTGCATTGCTTCCAGTCCCAATATCTACGCCCTGCTTGCATCCCATCACCCCGCCTAGAACCTGGACACCACCCCACTGGTAGGAAGTCCCTTCCTCGGCCACTCCTAGGAGTGGCAGGGGAAAGGCTAGTGACACTGCCCGCACTCTGCCTCTGCAGGGACCAGGAAACAGCTGAAGGAGGAGAACTGGTCCTGGGTGGCTCAGACCCAGCACACTACATCCCACCCCTCACCTACATGCCAGTCACAACCCCTGCCTACTGGCAGATCCACATGGAGAGGTGCGGGGCCCGCCTCCTAGGTGTAGAAGGAGTGGGCTGCGAACCCAGAATCCTAGGTCTGATGGGAGAGGTTGCCAGGGGCCTGGACTCCCATGTCTGAGGGAGGAGAGGGGCCTGGTTTCCTAAGACACTGGCTGTAATAactacccctttttcccccctcataGTGTGAAGGTGGGCACAGAGCTGACTCTTTGTGCCCAGGGTTGTGCTGCCATCCTGGACACAGGCACATCCCTCATCACAGGACCCACTGGGGAGATCCAGGCCCTGCATGCAGCCATCGGGGCAATCCCCCTGGTGATggggcaggtgaggacctggtgtCTGCTGGGTGTAGGCTGGGGAGGCTGCCAGGGTTTTGATGGCAGACACTGGGCAGGATGCTGAGTCCCTAAGGTGGGAATCAGGTGGTGGGAGGAAACGAGGCCACCTCCCAGGTACGTGCTGCGAGGTATTCTGGATTGGGGGATGTCAATGCACGTTTATATAGGAGTGGATGGGAGTGAGAAGCCTACAGAGCCTGGAGACATGTGGAGGAAGCCAGAAATCATACTGAGGAGTCACCAGCCTTTAGACAGTAATCAGAGCCATGGATGAGGAGAGAGAGGTCCCAGGAGCAGCCTTGGGGAACACGCACAtggtggaaagaaaaaaacagagcagGAGCAGCCGGGGACACAGGAGTACCCGGGGCATTGGGCTCACAGAAGCTGCACAGAGTATTTCAAACGTGGAGGCTCTAGCCACCCACTTTCACCTCAGGAGGCTCTGCAGTttctgggcaggggcagggtctTCCCAGGCTGGAATTTCTGTGATTTTATCACTCTGCTCTTTGGTGCTTCTGAGAGGGCGAAGAAAACTCAGTTCGCAAGGCTCTGAGTCAAATGCCTAAGACACAGGCTGGTCGCAATCAAGGGAACCAAGTAGATCAGAGCAGTTATGGGCATGCGTTGCACGGGCTGgaactcagctctgccatttactagctatgttgtcctgggcaagtcatttaacattCCTTTGCCTCAGCTTCCTAATCTCTAAAATAGGGTTACTAATACCTACCAATCAGGTACGTTGTGGGGACTGGATCAATTAATCCATTTAGGTACTTAGGACAATGCTTTGACGCCTATTCGTGCTGTTATTCTCTCCCCTTTCAAGATTTATACACTCGCTAATTCAACCTGTTTTCTCATCAATCCTTACCTTCCCAACAAGGAAATTGCCATTGGCTTTTAAGGAAGATAAACTTCTTGGTAGTTATTAATGATGGCCTAATATTGTATTGTTAGGTACTTGGGAGTGGTGGGATTTGATGCAAACAAGAGCACAAGCTCATCAATCTAAAAAGGCTTATTAGTTCCTCAGCTGCAGGCAAGTATCGCCATGTTAGGGAAAGCCAGATCTTCCAGATTGTTGGAGAAACCTGAAAACAGTACTTGAAAGCTCCTGGTTTGTAAATAACAataacatttactatgtgccaggcatttttccCAAGCTAACTCACTTATTTCTCACACAACAGCTCTATGAGGTATGTATTATTATCACCTAAATCTTCAGgttggaaactgaggcacagaaaggttagtTTACCTAGAAAGGTTAGTTTACCTAAGGTTgtacagcagcagactccagGGATGCGACCTATACCACCATGGTGTACGGTTggtaaacaattttttaaacattttagataCAGTGTAGGACAATTTACATCCACCTGTGAACCCAATGTGGCCCCTAGGTCACCAGTTTTTGATCTGCAAAGTACACAAGAAGAGGGTTTGATTAAATAAATGGGAGCCTAGGGGAAGTGGCATCAATTACAGTAGTGCGGCAAGCGCCGGTTAAGGCTAGAGAAGGCAGCAGAGCCTGACTACACAAGGCCCTTAATACCTCGTCAGTACCCGTATAGTACTGAGGGGCCACGGAAGGAATTTGGGCAGATAAAGCAGCAATCCCTCATCTCCACTTGTTCCTCGTCTCCCTCAGTACCTCCTGAAGTGCTCGGAAATCCCAACGCTGCCCACAGTCTCCTTCCTCCTTGGAGGCGTCTGGTTTAACCTCACAGCTCAGGAATACATCCTCCAGGTAGGTGCGGTCACAATGACGTCAGAGTAAGATGGAGTTTGAGAAGGTGGAGCTGGGAGTGGGACATCACTAGGACCCAGCAGGGGCCACACAAACATTTTCAGTGCCCGGGGAGGGTGGGGCGaagctttggctcccagggaatAAGCGGGCTCGGTGGGCTTGACACCCAATGGCCT
Coding sequences within it:
- the NAPSA gene encoding napsin-A isoform X1; its protein translation is MSLKPLLSLLPLLLTVELASTKLIRVPLRRVHTTHRTLSPPKGCRKPEPLHLEASFPRDKPIFVPLSNYMNAQYYGEIGLGTPPQNFTVVFDTGSSNLWVPSTRCHLFSVPCWFHHRFNSKASSSFQANGTKFAIQYGTGRLNGILSEDKLTIGGIDGTSVIFGEALWEPSLVFTFAHFDGILGLGFPALAVKAVRPPLDVLVDQGLLDKPVFSFYLNRDQETAEGGELVLGGSDPAHYIPPLTYMPVTTPAYWQIHMESVKVGTELTLCAQGCAAILDTGTSLITGPTGEIQALHAAIGAIPLVMGQYLLKCSEIPTLPTVSFLLGGVWFNLTAQEYILQIVRGGVRLCLSGFQALDMPPPAGPFWILGDVFLGTYVAVFDRGNRKGSAQVGLARSRSRAAGGQGDESAQAQFPSRRLP
- the NAPSA gene encoding napsin-A isoform X2 — its product is MKFLELKLRQVKRVPLRRVHTTHRTLSPPKGCRKPEPLHLEASFPRDKPIFVPLSNYMNAQYYGEIGLGTPPQNFTVVFDTGSSNLWVPSTRCHLFSVPCWFHHRFNSKASSSFQANGTKFAIQYGTGRLNGILSEDKLTIGGIDGTSVIFGEALWEPSLVFTFAHFDGILGLGFPALAVKAVRPPLDVLVDQGLLDKPVFSFYLNRDQETAEGGELVLGGSDPAHYIPPLTYMPVTTPAYWQIHMESVKVGTELTLCAQGCAAILDTGTSLITGPTGEIQALHAAIGAIPLVMGQYLLKCSEIPTLPTVSFLLGGVWFNLTAQEYILQIVRGGVRLCLSGFQALDMPPPAGPFWILGDVFLGTYVAVFDRGNRKGSAQVGLARSRSRAAGGQGDESAQAQFPSRRLP